CATAGCTCTAGAGTAGTCACATTTTGCTTCTTTGTTTCTACAGAGCGCTAGACTTCAGTAACTTCAGACTACAGCTCCTGCCAACACCTGCAGCCATCCAGATGTGCAAAAGTTCTTGCATGTTTGGTTGTTATGCTGCTCTTGTGATGTCTGAAGGAGAATTTGCTTAGGCACGAGAGGTCTGTGTGTGCATCCAAGGCATGCACTTCTTCCTTGTGTgcgttgtgtgtttttttaacactAAAGGCAACAGTGCAAAAACCAGAAGTAAGAAACTACTCCTAGTTAGGTTAACACTAACCTTAATAGTTAATTCTGAACATTTTTGTCTGAAAAGTTATGTGTGATTAGAAAGCTTGCTTCCAGTAATGTCTAATGCCTCATTCAGATGATACACCAACCCTCAGTTACACTTACATGAGGTCAGCATTTCTCACTGTCTGGATCCTGGGAAATCCTGCAATCTGCTGTCATCTCCAAATCACAGGTTGAACTCATGGCTTGAAGCTGGGCAGGTTGCTGGAACCAGAGCTCTGCTGACGCCATCTGCAGCAACCTGGGGTTTGTGTTGAAGCTTCTCCCAcaagcacccccccacacacacaccatttcacaACCAATGGTTGCTGGTCAAGTGATGCACTCCGTggcagaggaaaagggagggggattGCTGGTGGAGGCAATGAAACCGGAGCTGCCATATCgtctgcagcatgattcttggcttctgAGGTTAGCCTCAGGTAGTCTACCCGTGGTTTTGCTTGTCGTCTGACTTGGGCCTAAATATAGGTTAATCTGGACATCTCACTGTTTCTTTCCTACTTTGATCATATTTGCAGAAAACTTGGGAAATAAGATATTTGATGAAAGAGAAAATATGTCATGGAATGGTCTATTTTCAATTGTCCCCTTCAATTTTTTTCTTACCCagctgggggtgggaaggggcagGCCGTGAGGAACAGATTTTTATTTTCCTGGGATCTTGCATCCCATCCTCCTCTGCACATCTTTGCAAGTACCTCTGTGAGCCTTGACATCTATTAAGATCAAGTTCCTTCCAGTAGGGCTGGCAACATCTCTGGTGCAGGACAAAGCTGGGTCTGTACAGTTGTGGTCCCATCCTGTGCAACATACATCCTGAAGAGTTCCTGCCGCAGCCCAGGCCtacagtattcattcattcattcattcattacacttttatactgccccaacttGTGGCTCTGGGCAATGCACAATGATTAAAAAgtttattataatataatataatataatataattaataatactgtttataataataatacttcattATAACAATAATACTGTTATTATCGTGAAagtgacagctcgttgaaagtgctgactcagtgtgcggcagctgggaaaaaggccaattccttggtagggatcattaggaaggggattgaaaatcaaaaggctagtattataatgcccttatacaaatctatggtgtggccacatttggagcactgtgcagttctggtcactgtatcttaagaaggacattgtggaactgggggaaagtgcagaagagggcaaccaagatggtcaggggcctggagcaccttccttatgaggcaaggctacagcatctggggtgctttggttggatggctttaataagCGGCTTAGACAAagtaggacaggtctatcaatggctactagtctgatggctataggccacttccagcctcagagacaagatgcctccctctatataccagttgcagggggagtaacagaaggaaagagtacatgccctcacctcttgcctgtgggctcctcagaggtatctggtgggccactgtgtgaaacaggatgcagggctagataggccttgggcctgatccagcagggctgttcttatgtcccaccACCCCACTTGCCCACAGCTGGTCTACTGTCAccacctctcttccttcctggtgCTGTTGTGTtgcccctttccctctttcttggcAGAGCTGtcaaggcaaggagaggcagtaAATTAATTGCCTCAAGTGGAAGTGTTTTTTGAGCTGCCTTTGACTATGCACACTGAGGTGGTCTTGGGAATCAGTAGCGGGGCCTATACAGGGCCCTGGTTTGTGCTGCCAGATCTGAACCAAagttattcctggagatttctccCTCGGCCCCTCCGCAATACTTTCCCCAAGCCATTAAAACCTCCAGAATCATGTGCAGTAGTCATCTGGCAAGTAATGCCAATTCCTGGTGTCtctaggccaatcctggagggttggcaaccctaccctggGTTCTTGGCCACCGCTCAGTGATGCTGATCCCTGCCGTGACACTGGCTGTGAGCAACTTAATGGTAGGAGAAGCCTAGTGAAACGATGGGATGAGGTATATTGGTTGTGCTCAGGGAGGCCACAATGCCTGAGCATTAGAATAACAAATTGGGCAGAGCTGGAATCTCTGAACGACACCACCAAGCTAACTCCACTTTTGAAGAGGGGCCTGAGCAAAGTATCTTCAAGAGCCCCGATGTGTGGGTGGGCATGGGCCTTAGTGGCCTTACCAGCAGGCAGTAGGTAACAGTGCTCTTCTTCACAAAGCCACAACTTCAGTTCTCTCACAATGCTCCCCAACATAGTGCTGCTTGCTCCATACACTGGAGGAATTAAAATGGCAGATGGCAAGCAGAGAAAAACATGTTAAGAGTCCTGAGGCAGTCCAGGCATCATGGCAATAGGCCCTCTTGGGGTACTGGGCTCTTGGGGTTTGCCCAAGGGTGCCTTGTGCTCATGATAGCCCTCAACGAGATTGTGGAAATGGATTGAAGAGAAACCAGCAGCTCTTTCACCCTATTAAGACACACATCTGTGTTGACTGAACATACACGGAAACACATCTTAAGTTCTGAAGAAAGCCAACATGCTTAAAAACTGTGTGCATGTAGGCTCTGCTCAGAATGTGCACTGAATGTGCTGTTGGGGGCTGGGTGGTGGGGCTGAGACCAGTGCCTCACCATCTCTTTGCATTTATTCACATGGATGTCCTTGCTCTCAGCAGTGACTATAGGGCTTGGGAATGAAGCCATTGATGGTTAGTCCTATTAGCAGTAGCAGGGCTTGACTAGCATCCGATCTTGCATAAAAGGGGCCTGTGGGATATGCCCACTGGTGAAATGATCCTGTGGAGAATGAGTGTGTGCGCGCCTGAACATGAACATGACTGAAGAGTGATGTagtttgcatttccccccttcctgcCTGGATAACCTATCATGCTATCTCCAGATTAAGTGGGGTGCCTCCCTTTTAATCTGCCTGTGGAAGGTGGCTCCCTGTACGATTGCACTTGTGCTGCCCCTTATCATTGGTGGTAAATATTTggcctttctctccttcccagaAATGTCAACACAGGCCCAATCTGTTTATCTGGGCTGGCTCAGTGGCGGTGCTGCCTGCTGACACGGAACCGGAGGCCCTCGGCACTTTGTTCCTCAGTCTTTGGGCCCGGTGCGGCCATGGCTCATCACGACGTCGGTTTCCAGCCCCAGCCCTTGCATCAACCCTCTGAGCCTAGTGCTCTAGAATGTGTGATCTGCTTCACCCCCTATGACCGGCTCTTCAAGCTGCCCAAGGAACTGAGCTGCAGCCACATCTTCTGCCTGGAGTGCCTCGCCCGCATCAACGTCTCCTCTGAGGATGTGAACGCCATCACCTGCCCAGTCTGCCGGGCCCCGACCAGCTGGCCTTCCCGCAAGGGCCTGCCTGGCCTTCCCACCCGCAATGACCTGCTGGAGCAAGTCTCGTCAGGGCCTGTGCCCCCTGGCTCTGTGCGCTTTGACCGTCGCCGGGGCTTGCTCTATCTGCCCGGTGGGCGCAAGAGTGGCACTCAAGTTGGGCCCAAGGTAGAGGCACCTCTCAACACCGTCAGCCTGAGCGTTGACGTTGGGAGGCCTGCCCCACGAAGGCCAAGCCACATGCTGAACTTCTCCAGCTGGCCCTTCTATGTAGCTCTCACAATAGCACTGGTGGTTACAATCGGCTTAATCACCTGTGGCATCTACATCTTTCTGCTACCATCTATGTATTCTGTTTCTTTGGGAGGGTATCCACAAACAAACTACAGCTTGGGGCCTCAGGTAAACCACTCCTATGTAACAACTACCCCTCCACCACGAGGAGtctaaaaagaagagagaggaggggcACCCAGCTTCCTGTCTTCCATTTGCTGTCTAGTGATTCTTGCCTCATTCACATAGAGGATGCTGGGAGGAGAATGGAACCAAACTAGGACTGGTGGAATCAACTTCATGTGGCGTCAACTGCACTAGCACTTTACCGCTGAGCTGCTATATGTGAGCTACCACAGAAAGTTCCCATCACAGACATATAGGTGCATACAGCCTAGATTTAGTCCACCACTTAATCATCACTCTGTTACTTCAAGCACAGAGGTGAGAAAGTGAGCTCTTTCCATTTCCCCAGTGCATGGGTAAGAGAGGCTTCTAATCCACTCTGGTCATTGGGTTGGTCTACacttgcagcagaatgaggtggcagaaGGGACTGCACCACTGTAGATGAACGGAGGTCACATTTTTAATGTTCTTCTGTTTAAGTGAATGAAAACCTCTCTCTGCAATGGAAAAATAGCACAGCAGGGCATGGGTTGGGGTAGACTCTTGTCtcccacaagtttttttttttttttttaatttaaagcaaCTTGCAGGAAGTGGCCACAGTCTTGGTAGATGGGAGAGGAATCACAAATGGATACCCACACCTGCAGTCTAAGGTGGTACGGTCCACCCCACCACTTCATTCTGCATCATGCATAGATCAGGCCAGTGTGAGTTCAGATCCAAAGGGTGATATTTTCTCAGAATTCATTGGCTTATATATAGCACAGCGAGCTGCACACCCAAGAGGGATGCGAGTTTGCTGGCTACATGGGACTAGTCACTCCATTCGTGTTTCTAGTACAGGCAGAAGAGGCTCCATGCGAATGATGTTGTGCATCATAACTGCTGCACCCAACTACCTCTAACATGTAAGAGGATGAGATCTTGCATGTGATGAAAGCTTACATGCCTTTAGCTCTCCTTTTCACCACTGCTTCTAAGTGGTGATGTAAGCTTGCACGCTTTTAACAGATCAGTGTAGAACAATTATCAGCCCCTTCTGGCTCTTGTActcagaatcactggcagagttGCTACTTTGTTTTTGTGGCAGCCTTTGTGTCTTGAATAGCTGTATGGTAGACAGAAATTCAAATAGCAAAGCTTTCTTAGCACAGAGAAGCAGAAATGTGTTACAGGCGTCaccagttgaatttctgcctgtcatacaGCTGTTAAAGATAGAAGAGTTCAGCTGCCAAAAAGGCAAAAGCAAAACAAGGAGTGACCCAATGAACCAATAAGGGCAATCTGGTTTGGGCTTAGGGTGTCTGTTTCCAACACACAGCCATAACTATTTTTGTGTTaggattgccaactgaccagaaaaaatGGCCTGCTGGGCTTGCTCTTGTGTCTTTATCAGCCGTTTGAACTACAGCCGGTGACATGAAAACCATGGAGATAAACATAAAACAGTTGCTTTTTATGTAACTAGTCCAACATCAGTGGTGCCTCATTCCTAAACATTATTCAGAGCCACCTCATTGAACTATCCTGCATGGAGATCAGCCCAGGATGCAAAAATCTTCTCTGTATGGCTAGCACTTTGGAGCTCCAGAGTTGCAAGAGAGGGTTGACAACCTGGAGGCTGTGAAGGTCCTGGCACTTTATAGGGGTGTGTCATTGCCCCCAGAAACTTACTCTGCTTTCTGAGCCTGATATTTTCCACATTTCCCCTGCAATCCTTCAACACATTTTTTAAGAAATGTGTCATAGAATTTGTTAATAACGTTATTGATCATTGCTGCCAATAGTATTGGACAAAAAAATTCCCCAGATTTCCTCATTtttgtctttgtatttctttctgtccccaaataaatatttttccaGAACATTattacatgttttaaaatttcaaaatccCACAAGATCACACATGGATTTTAAAACCCCAATAATGTTCACAGTAAAAACATTCTGGGATGTATTCACGAGAAAATATGGCAGACAGACAAGACTCCGTAGTTCCCAGATCAGGGCAACTCCAGAGAGTTAGAACGGGAATCAACAAGCAGGTGTTTGGGTCAGACGGTCTACAGGGCTCCATTTGACACTATGATCAATCAATAGGTTCTTAAATGGGTGTCTATACTTCTGCACAGGAATGGGGGTGAACTGACAGAATGATACATGCACAGAGAGCCATCTGCATGAAGGACAGAAGGATGGAGAAGAGAAGCATGAGAAAGGTGCTTATGGTACAGATGTCCAAGAGTTCCAACTGCACACAGACCTTCCCCTTCATTCCACCATCAAAAGTGCATCAGTTGTACTT
Above is a window of Hemicordylus capensis ecotype Gifberg chromosome 2, rHemCap1.1.pri, whole genome shotgun sequence DNA encoding:
- the RNF225 gene encoding RING finger protein 225: MAHHDVGFQPQPLHQPSEPSALECVICFTPYDRLFKLPKELSCSHIFCLECLARINVSSEDVNAITCPVCRAPTSWPSRKGLPGLPTRNDLLEQVSSGPVPPGSVRFDRRRGLLYLPGGRKSGTQVGPKVEAPLNTVSLSVDVGRPAPRRPSHMLNFSSWPFYVALTIALVVTIGLITCGIYIFLLPSMYSVSLGGYPQTNYSLGPQVNHSYVTTTPPPRGV